The DNA region agaaaagggaacactcttcactgctggtgtagccactctggagaatagtatggagattcctcaaaaaaattaaatatagaactaccctatgatccagcaactacattactagatatttacccaaagaatataaaaatactaattcagagggatacatgcactctgATAGCTATGGCATTATTATCTACAATAATAGTtatagaaacagcccaagtgtccatcaattgatgaacggATAAAAAAGTCGTGAGATagatattacatacatatatatatatatatacatatatatatatatatatatatatatatatatatatgtgtgtgtgtgtgtgtgtgtgtgtgtgtatttctcagccataaaaaagaatgaaatcttgccatttgcaacaacatggatggagctagagcattatgctaagtgacataagtcagtgagagaaagacaaatataatatgctttcactcctatgtggaatttaagaaacaaaacaaacaaggataggggcaaaaaagagacagaggcaagccaagaaacagactcttaactatagagaaaaaactagAAGGGAAGTGGttggggggatgagtgaaatgggtcatgggcattaaggagagcacttgtcaCGATGAGCATTAGGTGACATATGAAATTGTGGAATCATTATACAGTACACCTAAAACGAATATTATGTTAACTATGatcactaactggaatttaaattaagccttaaaaataaaagtcggttggacacaaaaaataaataaaatcaggaagtgaAAGAGAATGCTGTGCTCCTCTCCTTATCTCTGAAATGATGACAATGCATGTTGTTGTCTGTTGGGGATGGTAATGCAGATAAAAGGTAGCAAGCTACATAGAAAACTTAACTCGGTGCCTGAAACTCGGAGTCCCAAGGTAAAAGTTTGTAACATTCTGGTTACTGTCATCATTGCCatcatcaccgtcatcatcaccTTCGTGATCATTTGCAGGACTTGTGGGCAGTTAAGAAGGACCAATTTCCTGCTCTGATGGGGAAGATGCCCACGGGACACAGAAATAACATGGGGGCAAAAATAGAAATCTAAATAAGAGTTCTTGGATCCGCACCAAAACCAATCACATTAGGTCTTTATAGGGCTGTGAGTTGAATCTTTCCATTTTGGTCCCCTCATGTCTGGCTATTCCAACCGCTCTAGTTGTCTTGATGAGGAGGAAACAATGCTCTTCCAGTCCCTTCTGCCTTCAGTCTCTCCCACTGCACTTACTACTCCTGGACTGTGCTGTGTCTCTGCTGGAGCAGGTCTGAGGAACGCAGATCCCACTGCCACTCCCCTACCTGGAACTGGGTGAGGACAGAGGCTTTGTTTCCAGGACTGGCAGGAACACAGATGCAGCTATGGGTCTCCTGGAGCAGACAActctgggaggaggagagacatgTATGGAGCCCACTTAACGGGAACTGGCCACTAAAGGGCTGGAAAGCACGGGCTGATTGTTTACAGCTGTTTGACCTTGAGGGCTCAAAGCACATGGCACATAATTAGCCAAATTGGTCCATGTTCTCCCAATCTCTAAGGACATTCTATTACtaatggaagaggaaaaggaaaaaagtgaatgTACTGAGGTTGcagggggttggggaaggggtgTCAAGACCCTTCTTCTTCTCAGGAAGAAGCTGACCTCTACTCCTCACTTCTGACTTCCAAGTTACATACTTAACCATAAAAttcagacacattttttttccaactagaGAAAGCACCTTATGCCTTTTGTATCTGTGAAGCCATTGACTTAATCATAATTTAGAGAGAATTAGATCTTCTATTCTGCTACTTCTATTTCTCCTACCAAGAATCtgatagtatttctattttctctgaaaatttatGTCTCTAAGGagaactttctatttttctttctatagatCTGGTTTGGGGTTTGGAATTTTATACACTGGAGATGTCTGGGTTTTGATGTTTTGAATGACTGTCCAGGTTCTAAATTTACCATCTAGCCATATACATTGTTACATTAGACAACTGTTTATCTTTACATATTTATCCGGTGACTTGATAGTTTGCTTAAATACTTCAGGAGCTCTCAGAGATCTCTACATTCAAAATGTGGGCCAGGGATGTAGTCCTCTCAAGGCTTGACTGGAAGATGAGCTCAGAGATTGATTTCTCATTTACTGATACAAAGAAAACCTCAATAATTACCAAATTAATTGGATATGAAAGAAGTGTGCTAAtcatgtttgtgtgtgcataAATGGCAGAGGAAAATTTTAGAGTGTCCAAAGGACCAAATGACAGGAATATAGAGAAGGGTTGGAGAAGGAAGTATGCATACTGAGATGTTGTATAATGCTTGAACAAGAGGAAAATTTAGTATTAAACTGTAGTCACTTTGTAGCAGGAAGAGCTAATCCAATGCTAGGTTCATTGCCAGTGAAGCTGGTAGGCCATTGGCTTAGTGTGGAGGCAGAGCAAATGAAAGCAATTATCAGAAGGCTTTTCAGAAAGCCCCCAAATTTCTACCTCAGAAACTATCTGTACCACCTGTAAAGGAAAGATTGATACGAACATGGGTTCCTGGGAGTGTAGCAGAAGAGAGAAGAACCCGTCATGATAGAAGTGGTCATGATAGAAGAGAAGGAAGCATGGTGACAAGATGGAATCCTAATAAGGTGGTTACTAGTGAAAGGGAAGATCTGCCCTTTGCTGAGGACATGGTCCTTTGCTATCCTTGAGTAATGACAATGAAGATACAGTTACATTTATCCACAAAGACTTAGGTGATTTACAACCTACAGGCACAATCAAAACCACTGGAAATATCACCACTACTTGAAACCTCAGTTGTATACCCTTGACCAAGACACATCATTACACTCACCTTTTCATCTTCACCCACTTGCATTCTTCCCATCGCATCTCACAATGTAGCTTTATTCCCCACATTACGATTTACCAGAGTTCAATCAAGAAAAAGCCTGCACTAGTTATTGTAATGAAGGTAATTTAATGTAGTTATGATTAAATGCTTATTGAACAGtgaaagacacaaaaggaaaaatatggcaACAGAGCATTAGCCACAGGATGTAGTGATAACAGCATGGGCTAGGAAGTATGGGGAAAAGGTTGGGGATTAGTGCATGTGACATTGATCACCATTATTGGAAGAACTTAAAGAAAGGACAAATGGAAAATTAGAGCAGTGGTTGAAAGTTCCCTAGCCCCTACCACAGCATCACAACTTAATGTAGAGAAGGGTAAGTCTGGAGCAGAGAATAAGAGCATAATATTCAGCTATTCAGCACAGTTAGCCAGCTGTAGAGTATGGAGGAAGAagacatgtaaaaaaatattaccaGGCATATGAAGGAAAAAAGCATATTGGTTATGGCTATGGAAAACTCATATCTCCTCTATTGGATATGAGCTATGGAAAGCTCATATCTCCTCCTTTACAAGCTCTGATCACTTGGAGATGTCCAGGATCTGGCCATGTACAGCGAAGGACCCAACACATGTAAATCATCTTTGAATGAAAGGTCTGACAAAATCCCATAGGCCTCCAAATAGCTGCACATTAGCCCCACCTGGGgagctgttaaaaaagaaaaagaaaaaactgttcaCTTTCTTTTCACTCTCCAGTCCAATTGAATCTTAATCTATAATGGTGGGACTCAGGCAtgaggatatttttaaagattttttacagtttatttatttatttttgagagagagagagagagagagagagagagaatcccaagcaggctcctttctgtcagcatagagcccagtgcagggctcaatctcatgaaaccTGAGAAcgctacctgagccaaaatcacgagttggactcaacggactgagccacctaggggccccaagattttagttttaggtaacctctacacccaatgtgaggcttgaacttacaacctcaagatcaagagttgttcACTCTTCTGATTGAGTCTACCAGGCACTCCATGGTATGAGGATTTTAAAAGGCTTATCAGATATTCCAAAAGGAAGCCAAGATTATGGACCAGTGACATACATTCTCTCACACAACCTGGATAAACAGATTTGACCAAAGCCAAACTTTTATGGATAATAGACATTATGGTGAAAATGGCTGAGAATTGTGTATCTATTTGAAAATGGAGTTGTGAATTTCTACAGGAAGCTCGGGTCATAGGTGACCAATCAGAAGATTCCATAGGTATAAAGAGATTCAATTGTGCAGTGATATTGGGATACATAGCATCCTGGAATACTCCCATAATTCCATCAAAAGGGTGCCAAGATAAGCAATATTTAGAAATGACAAATCAAGAGGAATGGACCACGACCTACAAAAAATGTGGCCAAAGAGGCATGCTTGCCAATTCCATATGTTTGGTTTGGCAATCATTTCTGATcaataggcacacacacacaaaaaagcccaAGTATTAAGACTAGGCTGTTCTGTTAAGGAGCCTCTGCAAGGCCCTCTTGATGTCcctgttcctcaggctgtagatgaagggATTCAGCATGGGAGCAACCACAGCATACATCACGGAGGCCACTGCATCCTTCCTGGGAGAATGTGAGACAGTCGATCCCAGGTACACCCCAAGACCTGTTccataaaataagcaaacaaccGACAGGTGAGAgccacaggtggagaaggctttgTACTTCCCACCTGTTGACGGGACTCTCAGAACGGAGGAAAGAATTCGTGTATAAGAGAAAAGGATCCCTGAGACTGGAATACCACCAAAGATGCCACCAATAAAATACACGAATATTTTATTGGTGGAAGTATCATTACAGGAAAGCTTGAGGAGTTGAGGAGGGTCACAGAAGAAATGGGGAATTTCCACGTTTGTGCAGAAGGTAAGTTGTGACACAATGAGGCATTGCAGCTGAGAGTCCAGAAGGCTGATCAAAAAAGACACCAGAATCAGCAGGCGACAGAGGCGGGGGTTCATGATGACTGGGTAGTACAGAGGATAGCAAATAGCTACAAATCGATCATAGGCCATCACGGTTAAGAGTACACTGTCCAAACagccaaaaagataaaaaaaagacaactgaatCAGGCAGCCCGCATGGGAGATCACTCGGTTATGAGTCTGAATGTCCAAAATCACCTTCGGGACTGTGGTAGATGTGAAACCGATGTCAGCCACGGACAGGATGGAAAGGAAGACGTACATGGGAGTGTGGAGGTGGGAGTCAGAGCTGACAGCCAGGATGATGAGCAGATTCCCTAGCATGGTGACCACATACATGGACAGGAACAGGCTGAAGGTTAGAGGCTGCCGTTCTGGATCATCTGAGAACCCCAGGAGGAGGAACTCCAACACATCTGTTAGATTATCTGGTTCCACAGAGCAGAGACagcttttggaaaataaaggacAGTTTACATAACAGAAACAAGTATACAGGAATCCATCAGTGTGGCTATACTTTGGATGCATGCATTTCACAAATAAAGTATTCACACTTGAGGGAAATTTAGCAACATTTCTCAGTTGTGACAACATATTCTTCCTACAACTCTTTTCTCATTGTCTTTTGCTCCATTCACCTGTTTCTATGTGCACCCACTTTGGAAAGATGGAGCTAAAGAAATTAGAGATGCCAAGGATACTTACAGATTTAAAATTCCATAAACACACTAACATATCAGTACCCTccttaaaggaaacaaaaggaataagaaatgtCATTCTCCCTTAAAAGATTGTTCTAATCTAAGGGCACTAATTAGCAGTCAAAAGTACGTTATTTCATCTAAATGCAGAGAAATTACAAACACCCTAAAGAACTATGTAATAAAGTGTCTGACTCCATATTTTGTGGTGATATTTGACTGCAAACGGTGGTCAAGGCTCTCTTTACCCCATCTGCCCAACACCTGGGcctactgataaaaaaaaaacccgggTCCTCCAGTTATAAGTGAGTTTTAAGGATGTGATGTACAGCATgttaaatatagttaataataccgtgtttcatatttgaaagctgttaaaagtagatcttaaaagttctcattacaagaaaaaaaattttgcagggcacctgagtggcacagtcggCTGAGCACCCAAcccttaatttcggctcaggtcatgatcccagagtcatgggatcaagctctgcatccagctctggattgagtatagagcctgcttaagatcctttctctccctctgcccctcccttgcctgcctgctctctctttctctctctctctctcaaaaaaaattggaACTATGTATGTGATGGAAGCTAACTAGACCGTAGTGATCCTTTTGTAATATGTATAAATTTTGAATCATTTTGTTGTATACTTGACcctaatatgttatatgtcaatttatctcaaaaaacaaacaacaaaaaaagcaggcCAGGCAGCCTGGGTTCTCCCTCCTTTGGAGACAGTGAAAAATTCAAACCTCACAAGCACATAGgcaggaattctctctctctgaactcaCACCATAGCTACAATACAAAATCGAAGCCAATCACTTTCCTTGAACTtttgtaccattttttttaaatttacatcgaaattagttagcatatagtgcaacagtgatttcaggagtagattccttggtgcccctgacccatcctgcctcccacaacccctccagtaaccctcagtttgttctccatatatatgagtctctcatgttttgtccccctccctgtttttagattatttttgtttcccttccttatgtccatctgttttgtctcttaaagtcctcatatgagtaaagtcatatgatttttgtctttctctcactgactaatttcacttagcataataccctccagttccatccacgtagttgcaaatgcaagatttcattctttttgattgcccagtaatactccattgtatatttatatataccatactccattgtatatatatatatatatatatataccatctccatatactccattgtatgtatgtatatatatatatatatatatatatatatatatatatcatcttgTGCCATTTCAGACCAGTTTAGAAAGCCTGCTATGCTTTCCCTAAAGGGAGATCTTTATGAAGAATAAAACGTTTTATAACCTCTTGTATGTGTGGCATTATCAGCCTCAACATCCAAGCCAAATTTTGAATAGGAGTCAATCCTATTTCTCCAGTGTCCTATTGATGCAGTGACTAGGGCATGAGGCAGTGACCACCACCAGACGAGGTCTTTCTTCTCTTGGTCTGGCTTGCTCACTGGCTCTGCTGCCTCATGGCAAGCATGCACTCTGGACTGTGCTGCACTGTGATGCATTTCTTGAGCCCTTCCAATCCTTTCTTACAGATCCAAATGACCTAATTTAGAAGTGTCAATAATCACTTGGTTGTTAGAGACAAGAGTATGGGATGCAGTctctttcttttaacatttatctttgcGAGGGGAgctagcacaagtgggggaggggtagagagagggggacagacgatctgaagcatgctctgtgctgacaggctgacagcagtgaacctgatgtggggctcgaactcaccaagcacaaaatcatgacctgagcctaagtcagatggacgctcaaccgactgaatcacccaggtgccccaggattggGTCTTTTCTTAATGTGGCCCTGGGTCTTGTGTCTTGGCCCAGACCTATCCATGTCTTAGAATGAAGCTGTGACTGACATTAGGGTTGAGGAAAGGCTCTTACCCTGACTGCTGTGTGTTTCAAACCAGCATTGGCCTCTATGGGTGCTCAAGGGAAAGAGTACACCCTGTGCAAGATCTAGGTCCATTGGGTGGTTGCACATGGAAGTGTCAttggagagatagagagggaaagagagacagagggagggaaataaaggaagaaggggagaggaaggaaggagaaggagaagaaaagcagtCATCATGTGTCGTATGAGGTCTGCATTCCTAAAAACAGGCTGGGACCTTTCAATACCTCTGCTGTTCCTGTTGCCCATGCCTTTGTCACAACAAAGATCCAGACCCTCAGGGTTAATGGGAGAAACATCCATAGCATCCCTGTAGCACAGTAAAGAGGTTAGTGTAGACCTGGCTTAGGCATGGGGTATATAAGCCCTATAAAACAATCATCATCATGGAAGAGGCCCCTCATCATGAAGATCCTGGCTTGAGGCTCTCTGgagaaagaaatttacaaatatgaGCAGGATGGAGAGGACCTCCTTTGAAATATatacagtgtttaaaaataaagaaaaaaaaagaagagaaagaaagaaacttgcatATGGGGAAGGAGACAAAAAATAGAACAGGTATACAACTTGATCCAATTAGAAATCTGAAATGTACTAAAATACTttatagaacaaaaaataaaaaggtgctGATTGGCTTTGCATCTCTTCACACGGGTTCTGAATTAACTTTAATATCTGCTGAAATGCACCAGTTGGCAAACTTCATGTTCTCAATCAATACAGGGGTTCAGGTTACAGTCATTTCTTGGGATCCCATTAAATTTAAACAACGTGCCCTCTAGAATCTTGGGGAGGAGGTTCTTGAACATAAGAACAGTGAACAAACATGTATGCTTCACCTTCACCATTAAAACTATTGCCTTGCCCTGAAAGGTCCCACAATGGGCATGAACACTCTGAGCCTATGAGTAGTAAACTAAAGTTGAATTAAGTCTTTGGCACTGTATAGGAAAAACCCACGCACCTTTTCACCTCCTCCAATTCTCCATTATTTTACACAGAAGACTTTCGCCCCACACTAAGCAATTCTCTACAAGAGCTGAATGTCCTACAGtttaactcagttctgacactatctgCCTGGAGTGTCAGATCCCAGAGGataagggctcagtctcacaagactGCTCccaccccacttcagatgccagttgagACTAGTATGTCTGTCATGTTCTGGCCAATTTCTGTCTGATTTGGCTACAAACCAGGGGTTCCCATGGCCCCTTCCTCAGGGTTTGGTTAATTTGATTTGTCACTCCGGAAGAGTGCATGGAGGAAACCACTGAATCTCATTCATTTGTCATACAGGACAtccctggaagaaaagaaaacttagacAGGAAAGCCTCTAGTGTGTGGAAGCCATATTGACTACAATGTGTTCCTGTGAACTAACAAAGGGTaatcaatattatatatattatatgtatatataatatacataatacatatacatacacatacactatGCTAACCACAGTGTAGGTGCTGAGGAATGAATGAGGCTCAGTTGTTTCCTGCTGACATTCTGCCTGGAGTGacctagaaagaaaaaggaaaggcaggtTGAGATGTTGGTtggttttcgtttgtttgtttgtttgtttgttttaatattttccttcaccAACTATgtcaaaaaatattataatttcacCAATAAACAACATTGAGATATTCTACATTCTTTTTTGAACATCTTCAAAATCTGGTATCTTGTATGGGCAGAACATGTCAATTTGGACCActcacatttcaagggctcacaAGCCACATGAAACTAAATTGTACAGAAAGACATTGCCCACACCCTGTGCCTTGTGAATAGAGTCTTGATACTCAGATCCAAACCTGACTTCACCCCTTTTGACCCCAGGACTtggtgaaaataaataagaatgctGTGCTCTTTTCCTCAATTGTGCACCTGTGTTTTGGGAAGGATTatgtacatgaaaataaaaagctgtatAGCACaaagttcagagcctggcacatggagACTCTCAAAGTTTTGTAGAATGGCTACTCTCCTCATCACCATCATGATTACCGTCATCACATTCATGATCCTTTTGGAGTACTTAGGGAACAATTTGGAGACATCCATTTCTTGCTCTCATGTGAGTGTGGCATATGGAAGCTAGAAATGGTGTTGGAGGAGAGCAGAATTCTGAATGAGATTCTGAAATTCCCAACAGGAAAAAGAACATCAACTTCATAGGCCTCTGAGCTGAAACTTTGCGTATGGCTGTCCTCCCATCTGGCCAGCCCCAGCTTGTCTTGCTGAGGAGGAAACAGTTCCCAACAGTCCCTCTTCCATCCACCATCTTCCTGGACACTCACTGGTCTGTGCTATACCTCTGCTGGGTCATGACATAGGAGTTTGGATccatcctcccctcctgcctggtAAGTGATGATGGCTGAGGTTTTGTGCTCAGGACTGGCAGGAAGACAGCCTCACGCATGAATCTTCTTCTGCAGATGATGACTCTTGGAGAAGAAGACACAGTATGAATCCTAACGGAATTGCCATCCAGAAAGGCTGGAGGCACTGGCTAATTATTCACTCCTGTATGACCTTGAGAGCTCAATGCACAGAGCTCATAATTAGCAAAATTGGTCCATGCTATCCCACTCTCTGAGGACTTCCTaataacagaagaataaaatgagaaaagtgacTGTAGTTAGAAGGGTCTaggcccttcttcctctctggagAAAGCTCATCTGTCTG from Panthera leo isolate Ple1 chromosome A2, P.leo_Ple1_pat1.1, whole genome shotgun sequence includes:
- the LOC122213295 gene encoding olfactory receptor 18-like, with translation MYVVTMLGNLLIILAVSSDSHLHTPMYVFLSILSVADIGFTSTTVPKVILDIQTHNRVISHAGCLIQLSFFYLFGCLDSVLLTVMAYDRFVAICYPLYYPVIMNPRLCRLLILVSFLISLLDSQLQCLIVSQLTFCTNVEIPHFFCDPPQLLKLSCNDTSTNKIFVYFIGGIFGGIPVSGILFSYTRILSSVLRVPSTGGKYKAFSTCGSHLSVVCLFYGTGLGVYLGSTVSHSPRKDAVASVMYAVVAPMLNPFIYSLRNRDIKRALQRLLNRTA